A region of the Patescibacteria group bacterium genome:
TTCATTGCGGAACGCTTTTCCAATTTGTGCGATTCCAAAAGGAATTTTAACCCTCATTGAATCTAAAATATTTTTAAACTCAATAAAAATAGCGCCCGCTGTTTCTGGTCTTAAATAAACTTCTCCTTTAACGCCGTTCATTTCTGTTTTAAACATCATATTAAAATTTTTTACGCCAGTCCAATTTGATTTTCCACATTCTGGACATTTTATTTTTTCTTTTTTTAAAATTCCGTTCATTTTTTCAAGATTGCCCTCTAAATCTTTTCCTGTTGCTTCTTCAACTAAATGGTCTGCTCTAAATCTTTTTTTGCATTCCTTGCAATCAACCATTGCGTCATTAAAACCGTCAATATGCCCAGACGCTTCCCAAACTTTTGGATGCAAAATAATTGGTCCGTCAATTCCAATAACATTTCTTTTTTCATGAACAAATTTTTTCCACCAAAGTTTTTTAATGTTATTTTTTAATTCAACGCCATAAGGACCATAAGTATAAGTGTTTGCGAAGCCATTATAAATTTCCGAAGAATTAAAAATAAATCCTCTTCTTTTGCAAAGAGAAACTATTTTTTCCATTAGATCATTTTTTCCATTAGACATAAAAAATTTTAATTTAATTTATCATATAATAGTATCTTACTTAATTTTAGTTTAAATGTCAAAAAAAGAAAGGTTCATCTTGCGAACCTTTCGTATATTATGCTTTCTATATTGTTATTGCTTTTGTATATTTATGCTTAAATTGCATATAATATACGAATAGAATTGCATTCCCAACGGTATCAACTTGTTCATTATAATAACTTTCATCATCAAGTGAAAGAACAAAATCAAATTGCTCTTCAACAGCACACAGAAATTCTATAAACATTCTGCTACAGAAACCAAGATCATCAGAAAGATTGCTCTTTTTTTGTATTTTTTTTAGAGGAATTTTAAATTCCTTCATAAAAATATTCTTTAATTGTTCAAAAATTACATCAATGTTAATAATACCAACTTTTGCAAAATTATAAGAATGAACATTATTCATTTTCATGCCTCCTTTTGTTATTATATTTTTTTATTTTATTTCTAAAATTTTGTATTTTGCCTCACCGTTTGGGGTTGTTATTAAAAATTCATTTCCAACTTCTTTATCCATCATTGTTTTACCAAGTGGAGATTCATTTGATATTTTTCCATTTATTGGGTCAGCCTCATTAGATCCTGTTATTGTATATTCTTGGATGCCACTGCTATTTTTCACTTTAACAATAGAGCCTACACTAACTATTTTATTATTTTTTTGGCTATTGTCAATTATAACGGAAT
Encoded here:
- a CDS encoding acyl carrier protein codes for the protein MKMNNVHSYNFAKVGIINIDVIFEQLKNIFMKEFKIPLKKIQKKSNLSDDLGFCSRMFIEFLCAVEEQFDFVLSLDDESYYNEQVDTVGNAILFVYYMQFKHKYTKAITI
- the greA gene encoding transcription elongation factor GreA; translated protein: MGKKFISAEGLEKVKKELEEIKKIKRPELIKRIQEAKELGDLSENADYHSAKEDQSFMEGKILELDDLIKNSVIIDNSQKNNKIVSVGSIVKVKNSSGIQEYTITGSNEADPINGKISNESPLGKTMMDKEVGNEFLITTPNGEAKYKILEIK